In Vibrio marisflavi CECT 7928, the following are encoded in one genomic region:
- a CDS encoding insulinase family protein, translating to MRISPNDNNNYRYITLDNDLRVLLVSDNTAQKSSAALTVNVGHFDDPKDREGLAHFVEHMLFLGTDKYPESGEFQSYISQQGGTNNAWTGTEHSSFFFDVSTNAFEKSLDRFSRFFIAPLFNPDSLEKERKAIESEYKLKVNEDSRRLYQVQKETINQAHPYAKFSVGNMETLNDRNNLSIREEITDFYAKHYSADLMTLSMVGNHSLDEMQVWAEAKFSAIRNLNLSEKVVDIPYVTPENTGILVYVEPIKEIRKLILTFPLDNQPDSYRTKPLSYFAHLVGYEGTGSLMAALKERGWVMSLSAGGGVSGSNYREFTVSCTLEPRGLNHINDIAQAVFDYIQMILNDGMDSWRYEEKKAVLESAFRYQEAFRPIELASHLSVNMQHYDEENLLYGDYMMEEYQPHHLAELAKFFNPDNLRITVVAKGKHYDQEAKWYFTPYSVEKLSEETKNFFIQPSYLNFSLPDKNPFISYNFEPKDLVSSKPCPEIIEDQAGFRLWHLQDDKFRVPKGVIYVAIDSPVAVANPRNIVKTRLCVEMFLDSLSDDTYQAEIAGMGYNLYAHQGGVTLTISGFAQKQPELMKLIIARFGKRDFKENRFNLIKEQLLRRWRNAEKDRPVSQLFNAMTGLLQPNNPPYKTLIEQLETIDVSELPAFVDYILAELQVEMFVFGDWTSDEAIHLGNELKNALRVPNQKYEEAFRPLVMLGKNGTFQHEVQCNQNDSSVVIYYQSENIDAHSVALYSLANHLMSAIFFHEIRTKQQLGYMVGTGNMPLNRHPGLVLYVQSPNAAPVDLIRSIDEFLNAFYMVLLELNEYEWHSSKRGLWNQISIPDKTLRSRAQRLWVAIGNKDMAFNHRDKVLEELKGLSRSDMIRFVVNELKPRTANRLVLHTQGKAHADAEKLDIGKEIDSIKEFQLRSKDYDLG from the coding sequence GTGCGCATAAGCCCCAATGACAATAATAACTATCGATACATAACTTTAGACAATGATCTAAGGGTGCTACTCGTCTCCGACAATACTGCGCAAAAATCTTCTGCAGCATTAACTGTCAACGTCGGCCACTTTGATGATCCTAAAGACCGCGAAGGCCTAGCACACTTCGTAGAGCATATGTTATTTCTTGGTACGGATAAATACCCCGAATCAGGTGAATTCCAGTCTTACATCAGTCAGCAAGGTGGAACAAACAATGCGTGGACAGGTACAGAGCACTCTAGCTTTTTCTTTGATGTATCGACCAACGCTTTCGAAAAGAGCCTCGATAGATTCAGCCGTTTCTTCATTGCTCCGCTATTTAATCCAGATTCGCTAGAGAAAGAGCGTAAAGCGATTGAATCGGAATACAAACTAAAAGTAAATGAAGATTCACGTCGCCTTTACCAAGTGCAAAAAGAGACAATTAATCAGGCACACCCTTACGCAAAATTTTCAGTCGGTAACATGGAAACTCTAAACGACAGAAATAATCTCTCTATTCGTGAAGAAATTACCGATTTTTACGCAAAGCACTATTCCGCAGATCTGATGACCTTATCCATGGTCGGCAATCATTCTCTCGACGAAATGCAGGTTTGGGCAGAAGCGAAATTTAGCGCCATTCGCAATCTAAACCTAAGCGAAAAAGTAGTCGATATCCCGTACGTAACCCCTGAAAATACAGGTATTTTAGTCTACGTTGAGCCAATTAAAGAAATTCGTAAGCTTATTCTAACTTTTCCGTTAGACAACCAACCAGATAGCTATCGTACTAAGCCGCTGTCTTATTTCGCCCATTTGGTTGGCTATGAGGGGACAGGGAGTTTAATGGCGGCTTTAAAAGAACGTGGCTGGGTAATGTCACTGTCTGCTGGCGGAGGCGTTAGTGGTAGCAACTACCGTGAGTTTACGGTTAGCTGCACTCTAGAGCCTAGAGGCCTTAATCATATCAATGATATTGCTCAAGCAGTATTCGACTATATCCAGATGATTCTGAATGATGGGATGGATTCGTGGCGCTATGAAGAGAAAAAGGCCGTTTTGGAATCTGCTTTTCGCTACCAAGAAGCTTTTCGCCCTATTGAGCTAGCTAGCCATCTCTCCGTTAACATGCAGCACTACGATGAAGAAAACCTGCTTTACGGTGACTATATGATGGAGGAATATCAACCTCACCATTTGGCGGAGTTAGCAAAATTCTTCAATCCGGATAATCTACGCATTACTGTAGTCGCCAAAGGCAAGCACTACGATCAGGAAGCGAAATGGTACTTTACGCCCTACTCAGTGGAGAAGCTATCTGAAGAGACCAAGAATTTTTTCATTCAGCCCAGTTACTTAAACTTTTCCTTGCCAGACAAAAACCCTTTTATCTCATACAACTTTGAGCCAAAAGATCTTGTTAGCAGCAAACCTTGTCCAGAAATTATCGAAGATCAAGCAGGCTTTCGCCTATGGCATTTGCAAGATGACAAATTTAGAGTGCCAAAAGGAGTGATTTACGTCGCTATTGACAGCCCTGTCGCAGTTGCGAACCCTAGAAATATAGTAAAAACACGCTTGTGCGTAGAGATGTTCTTGGACTCATTGAGTGATGACACTTATCAAGCTGAAATTGCTGGAATGGGATACAACTTATATGCACACCAAGGTGGCGTCACTTTAACGATATCTGGTTTTGCTCAAAAACAGCCAGAGTTAATGAAACTTATCATCGCTCGCTTTGGAAAGCGTGATTTCAAAGAGAATCGATTTAACCTCATTAAGGAGCAATTGTTAAGAAGGTGGCGCAACGCTGAAAAAGACAGACCCGTTTCTCAACTATTCAACGCCATGACAGGGCTATTGCAACCCAATAACCCACCATATAAAACTTTGATTGAGCAGCTGGAAACCATTGACGTATCTGAGTTGCCAGCATTTGTTGATTACATATTAGCCGAGCTGCAAGTAGAAATGTTCGTTTTCGGTGACTGGACTTCCGACGAAGCCATTCACCTCGGCAATGAGCTCAAAAATGCGCTCAGAGTACCCAATCAAAAATATGAAGAAGCGTTTCGACCTTTGGTTATGCTAGGTAAGAACGGAACTTTTCAACATGAAGTACAGTGCAATCAAAATGATTCTTCGGTCGTCATCTACTATCAATCTGAAAACATCGATGCACACAGCGTTGCTTTATATTCCCTAGCCAATCATCTCATGTCGGCAATTTTCTTTCATGAGATAAGAACTAAGCAGCAACTTGGCTATATGGTTGGCACCGGAAATATGCCACTTAACCGCCATCCTGGGCTGGTTCTGTATGTTCAATCTCCAAATGCTGCTCCGGTCGATCTTATTCGCTCTATTGATGAGTTTTTGAACGCGTTCTATATGGTGCTACTTGAACTCAATGAATACGAGTGGCATAGCAGTAAACGGGGACTATGGAATCAAATTTCAATTCCAGATAAAACGTTAAGAAGCCGAGCACAAAGGCTTTGGGTTGCGATAGGCAATAAAGATATGGCCTTCAATCATCGTGACAAGGTACTGGAAGAATTGAAAGGCCTCAGCAGAAGTGACATGATCCGATTTGTCGTCAATGAGCTAAAGCCAAGAACCGCGAACAGGCTTGTTCTTCACACCCAAGGCAAAGCTCATGCTGACGCTGAAAAACTCGATATCGGTAAAGAAATAGATTCGATAAAAGAGTTCCAATTAAGGTCAAAAGATTACGATTTAGGCTAA
- a CDS encoding RNA polymerase sigma factor FliA translates to MNKALTYDQYAKQGNQRAFLEKYSVLVRRIAHHLLGRLPPSVQVDDLIQAGMIGLLEAQKNYDSTKGASFDTYAGIRIRGAMLDDIRRGDWVPRSVHKNNREISQAISILEGELNRDPTDAEVAAHLEMSLEQYHSALTDINCSRLVGIEDLGVSDDAISPADDEEDSSPFKGVADESFRTSLIEAIKTLPEREALVLSLYYDEELNLKEIGEVIGVSESRVSQILSQSMQRLRTKLSAWTEHD, encoded by the coding sequence GTGAATAAAGCGCTGACTTATGACCAATATGCAAAACAAGGAAACCAACGAGCATTTCTAGAGAAATACTCGGTATTGGTTCGGCGGATAGCGCACCACTTACTTGGACGGTTACCACCAAGTGTACAAGTTGACGATCTCATTCAAGCAGGCATGATTGGCCTGCTTGAAGCGCAAAAGAACTATGACAGCACAAAAGGTGCCAGTTTTGATACCTATGCAGGTATTCGAATAAGAGGTGCTATGCTTGATGATATCCGACGTGGTGACTGGGTTCCTCGATCAGTTCACAAAAACAATCGGGAAATAAGTCAAGCAATCTCTATACTTGAAGGAGAGCTGAATAGAGACCCAACTGATGCTGAGGTTGCTGCACACTTGGAGATGTCTTTAGAGCAGTATCATAGTGCTCTAACAGATATCAATTGCTCTAGGCTTGTTGGCATCGAAGATCTCGGCGTTTCTGATGATGCCATTTCGCCAGCAGATGACGAAGAGGATAGTTCTCCTTTTAAAGGGGTTGCAGACGAATCTTTTCGTACCTCTTTGATAGAGGCGATAAAAACACTACCTGAGCGTGAAGCTTTGGTTCTTTCACTTTATTACGATGAAGAGTTAAACTTAAAGGAAATTGGCGAGGTAATCGGAGTTAGCGAGTCTCGTGTTAGCCAGATACTAAGCCAATCAATGCAGCGTCTACGCACGAAGTTAAGTGCTTGGACTGAACATGACTAA
- a CDS encoding VOC family protein yields the protein MPALLTDAQLMPEQLKSNFVEFMEKIVQLADLLKIDLQQLQADHIAFRVNDEKLAQLARDEWLKETTLLSQAQINGRPIYVLEFDTPLSYENWSIDCLELPFPAINKKHPVEGWEHVEFVVPSRANSAEDYLLDLMSQFPMFASHFTELEQLGVKTKLSSPKGEGERLNNPTVAFKWDNICIKLHPHPLKKIIESESLA from the coding sequence ATGCCTGCGTTACTTACTGATGCTCAACTTATGCCTGAGCAATTAAAATCAAACTTCGTTGAATTTATGGAAAAAATTGTTCAGCTTGCTGACCTGTTAAAAATCGATTTACAGCAGCTTCAGGCCGATCATATTGCCTTTAGAGTTAACGACGAAAAACTGGCGCAACTGGCTAGAGATGAGTGGTTAAAGGAGACAACACTTTTGTCTCAAGCACAAATTAATGGTAGGCCGATATATGTTCTGGAGTTTGATACGCCACTGTCGTATGAGAATTGGAGTATTGATTGCTTGGAGCTTCCATTTCCCGCGATAAATAAAAAACATCCAGTTGAAGGGTGGGAGCATGTGGAGTTTGTAGTGCCTTCTAGAGCCAATTCTGCGGAAGACTACTTGTTAGACCTAATGTCTCAGTTTCCAATGTTTGCCAGCCACTTTACTGAGCTAGAGCAGCTGGGTGTTAAGACAAAACTGTCCAGTCCAAAAGGGGAAGGCGAGCGGCTAAACAACCCAACTGTCGCGTTTAAGTGGGATAATATTTGTATCAAGCTACACCCTCACCCTTTGAAAAAGATCATTGAATCGGAATCTTTAGCCTAA
- the sixA gene encoding phosphohistidine phosphatase SixA, which translates to MKIYIMRHGEAENLAPTDAERALTERGRSDSISVAEAGVKKGFNDIDLALVSPYLRAQQTWQAISPLLQCAKQSTCEDITPYGESSDVFEYVSALCEVNKFDTVLLVSHLPLVGFLTSEFVPTIAPPMFTTSGLACIEFNPETRKGELLWHIHR; encoded by the coding sequence ATGAAAATTTATATCATGCGTCATGGTGAAGCCGAGAACCTAGCTCCTACAGACGCAGAGCGTGCGTTGACTGAAAGAGGTAGGAGTGATTCAATTTCGGTTGCGGAAGCTGGGGTTAAAAAAGGGTTCAACGATATTGATCTCGCACTTGTTAGCCCATACTTAAGAGCACAACAAACATGGCAAGCCATCTCGCCACTCTTGCAGTGCGCCAAACAAAGCACCTGTGAAGATATTACTCCTTACGGTGAATCGAGCGATGTTTTTGAATATGTTTCGGCACTGTGTGAGGTGAACAAGTTCGATACTGTGTTGTTGGTTTCACACCTTCCGTTGGTAGGCTTTTTAACATCAGAGTTTGTTCCTACAATTGCTCCTCCAATGTTTACTACGTCTGGCCTAGCTTGTATAGAATTTAACCCTGAAACACGGAAGGGTGAGTTACTTTGGCATATCCATCGATAA
- the flhA gene encoding flagellar biosynthesis protein FlhA encodes MKFSLPFADKLPPIPQRAMPAIGAPIMVLATLAMVVLPIPAILLDLFFSFNIALAMVILLVTVYTRRPLDFAAFPTVLLISTLLRLALNVASTRVVLLYGHEGPGAAGKVIESFGSVVIGGNYAVGLVVFLILMIINFMVVTKGAGRISEVSARFTLDALPGKQMAIDADLNAGLIDQEQARTRRFEVTKEADFYGSMDGASKFVKGDAIAGILILFINIIGGLSIGMLQYDLSFGEAVRIYTLLTIGDGLVAQIPSLLLSIGAAIMVTRQNTDEDMGQQVVFQMFDNPKALIITACILGVLGLVPGMPHFAFLLLALIAGGISYWLIRKQKKAEEEPSTPVAAEAEAAPQKELSWDDVQPVDIIGLEVGYRLIPLVDRDQGGELLERVKGVRKKLSQDFGFLIPAVHIRDNLELTPNSYRITLMGVAVGEAEIRPDQELAINPGQVYGMIEGEQTVDPAFGLEAVWIREEQREHAQALGYTVVDSSTVLATHLSQLLTNNASQLLGHEEVQNLLEMLGRSAPKLIENFVPDQLSLGVVVKVLQNLLNEAIPIRDIRTIIQTLSEYASKSQEPDILTAAARISLKRLIVQEINGIEPELPVITLIPELEQILHQTMQAAGGESAGIEPGLAERLQASLSQATQEQELKGEPAVLLTSGVLRSTLAKFVKNTIPSLRVLSYQEIPDEKQIRIVQAVGN; translated from the coding sequence ATGAAATTCTCCTTGCCATTTGCAGACAAGCTGCCACCAATTCCTCAACGAGCAATGCCTGCGATCGGTGCTCCGATCATGGTTCTAGCAACGTTGGCAATGGTGGTTTTACCAATCCCAGCAATTCTTCTCGACTTATTTTTCTCATTCAACATTGCTTTGGCAATGGTCATTCTTTTAGTCACGGTCTATACGAGACGCCCACTAGATTTTGCAGCTTTCCCAACAGTATTGCTTATCTCCACACTATTGCGTCTTGCTTTGAACGTAGCATCAACCCGTGTGGTTTTATTATATGGTCACGAAGGGCCGGGCGCGGCGGGTAAAGTTATTGAGTCGTTTGGTAGTGTCGTTATCGGCGGTAACTATGCAGTTGGTTTAGTCGTATTCCTTATCTTAATGATCATTAACTTCATGGTTGTAACCAAAGGTGCGGGGCGTATCTCAGAAGTTAGCGCTAGGTTTACTTTGGATGCCTTACCCGGCAAACAAATGGCAATTGACGCAGACCTTAACGCTGGACTTATCGATCAAGAGCAAGCGAGAACTAGGCGCTTTGAAGTAACCAAAGAAGCTGACTTCTATGGTTCAATGGATGGTGCTTCGAAATTTGTCAAAGGAGATGCGATTGCAGGGATATTGATCCTGTTTATTAACATCATTGGCGGCCTTTCTATTGGTATGCTGCAATACGATTTAAGTTTTGGTGAAGCCGTACGTATCTACACGTTACTTACTATTGGTGACGGCTTGGTTGCGCAGATCCCATCACTACTTCTATCGATTGGTGCTGCCATAATGGTGACACGTCAAAACACAGATGAAGATATGGGACAACAGGTTGTCTTCCAAATGTTTGACAACCCAAAAGCACTTATCATAACCGCTTGTATATTAGGTGTACTTGGTTTAGTTCCTGGTATGCCACACTTCGCCTTTTTATTACTAGCGTTGATTGCTGGTGGCATATCTTATTGGTTGATTCGAAAACAGAAAAAAGCAGAAGAGGAGCCAAGTACTCCTGTTGCTGCAGAAGCTGAGGCGGCGCCACAGAAAGAGCTTTCTTGGGATGACGTGCAACCCGTAGACATTATTGGCTTGGAAGTTGGCTATCGCTTAATACCGCTTGTAGATAGGGACCAAGGCGGAGAGCTGCTTGAGCGCGTCAAAGGGGTGAGGAAAAAGCTTTCACAAGACTTTGGCTTCCTCATACCGGCAGTGCATATTCGCGATAACTTGGAGCTGACCCCTAATAGTTATCGGATTACTTTAATGGGTGTAGCGGTTGGTGAGGCAGAAATACGCCCAGATCAAGAGCTAGCGATAAACCCGGGGCAGGTCTACGGGATGATTGAGGGCGAGCAGACAGTTGACCCAGCATTTGGGTTGGAGGCTGTTTGGATTAGAGAAGAGCAACGAGAACACGCCCAAGCGTTAGGCTACACCGTCGTTGATTCATCAACGGTGTTAGCAACACACTTAAGCCAGCTGTTGACCAACAATGCATCACAGCTTCTTGGTCATGAAGAAGTTCAGAACCTGTTGGAAATGCTCGGCCGAAGCGCACCTAAACTGATTGAAAACTTTGTTCCAGACCAGCTGTCATTGGGTGTTGTGGTTAAAGTGCTGCAGAACTTGCTCAACGAAGCCATTCCAATTCGTGATATTCGTACCATAATTCAAACTTTGTCGGAGTATGCGAGCAAAAGTCAAGAACCCGACATATTAACAGCGGCAGCTCGAATCTCTTTGAAGCGATTAATTGTTCAAGAAATCAATGGTATAGAGCCAGAGTTGCCAGTGATTACACTTATTCCTGAGCTGGAACAAATATTGCATCAGACTATGCAAGCGGCAGGAGGAGAATCGGCTGGAATTGAACCCGGACTTGCTGAAAGGTTGCAAGCCTCTTTGAGTCAAGCGACTCAAGAGCAAGAACTGAAAGGTGAACCAGCGGTATTGCTAACATCAGGTGTACTACGTTCGACACTAGCTAAGTTCGTGAAGAATACGATTCCTTCTCTGCGAGTACTATCCTACCAAGAAATACCTGATGAGAAGCAGATACGGATAGTGCAGGCGGTGGGTAACTAG
- the cheY gene encoding chemotaxis response regulator CheY, with the protein MKILIVDDFSTMRRIVKNLLRDLGFNNTSEADDGLTALPMLKKGEFDFVVTDWNMPGMQGIDLLKNIRADDELKHLPVLMITAEAKREQIIEAAQAGVNGYIVKPFTAATLKEKLDKIFERL; encoded by the coding sequence ATGAAGATCCTTATTGTTGATGACTTTTCAACAATGCGCCGTATTGTGAAAAACCTACTTCGTGATTTGGGGTTTAATAACACCTCAGAAGCTGACGATGGGTTGACGGCATTGCCAATGCTTAAAAAGGGTGAATTCGATTTTGTTGTCACAGACTGGAATATGCCAGGTATGCAGGGAATCGATTTGCTTAAAAATATTCGAGCAGATGACGAGCTGAAACACTTACCTGTGTTAATGATTACTGCAGAAGCCAAGCGCGAGCAGATTATCGAGGCCGCTCAAGCAGGTGTAAATGGTTATATTGTTAAGCCATTTACAGCGGCTACGCTCAAAGAGAAATTAGATAAGATTTTTGAGCGCTTATAG
- a CDS encoding MinD/ParA family protein has translation MTNNMIHDQASGLRRLTQPSLTKVISVTGGKGGVGKSNVTLGLAICMAKQGKKVMVLDADLGLANIDVMLGIRPKKNLGHVLEGECELSDAIVEGPFGIKIIPATSGTQSMTELSHAQHAGLIRAFGSLEDEMDVLLIDTAAGISDMVVSFSRAAQDVVVVVCDEPTSITDAYALIKLLSKDHQVQRFKIVANMVRSYREGRELFAKLTLVTERFLNVSLELVACIPLDDKVRQAVKKQKNVVDAFPRSPASLAIGSLANKALTWPIPKTPSGHLEFFVERLLNRTETLEEPFGE, from the coding sequence ATGACAAACAATATGATACATGACCAAGCAAGCGGTTTACGCCGTTTAACTCAACCATCTCTTACCAAGGTAATCTCTGTTACTGGGGGCAAAGGTGGTGTTGGAAAATCAAATGTAACTTTGGGTTTGGCCATTTGCATGGCTAAACAAGGCAAGAAAGTCATGGTGCTCGACGCTGACTTGGGGCTTGCCAATATCGATGTCATGCTAGGAATTAGACCCAAAAAGAATTTAGGGCACGTGCTCGAGGGTGAATGTGAACTCAGCGATGCAATTGTTGAGGGTCCGTTTGGTATAAAAATTATCCCGGCGACATCTGGTACTCAATCAATGACGGAGCTCAGTCATGCACAACACGCCGGCCTGATCCGCGCATTTGGTAGCCTTGAAGACGAAATGGATGTTTTACTCATTGATACTGCGGCCGGAATTTCAGACATGGTTGTGAGCTTTTCAAGAGCAGCTCAAGATGTGGTTGTCGTGGTTTGTGATGAACCGACCTCGATCACAGATGCATATGCTTTGATCAAATTATTGAGTAAAGACCATCAAGTTCAGAGATTTAAAATTGTAGCAAATATGGTCAGGAGCTATCGTGAAGGTAGGGAATTGTTTGCAAAGTTGACTTTAGTCACAGAGCGATTCTTGAATGTAAGCTTAGAACTCGTAGCATGTATTCCGTTGGATGATAAAGTTCGACAAGCTGTTAAAAAACAAAAAAATGTCGTAGATGCTTTCCCTCGTTCTCCCGCTTCCCTAGCGATCGGATCGTTGGCTAATAAGGCTTTAACGTGGCCTATTCCGAAAACACCGAGTGGACATCTCGAGTTCTTTGTAGAACGCTTACTTAATAGGACTGAGACCTTAGAGGAACCTTTTGGTGAATAA
- the flhF gene encoding flagellar biosynthesis protein FlhF, with amino-acid sequence MKIKRFFAKDTRTVLLQVKEELGADAVIMSNKKVAGGVEVVAAIDGEQVASKAAASGKKQPSNTANRPKQAPATHSQYSNASKSSARQLEGDRVSLQGKSKSSPSMTKRFASMLNQYSQNGQASDNERSMDEQDSLSALMERQANARASDPSGMKINEDSPLARLIAEDRSSADRPYTPKLDPTRYDRSQKQEPEVSNDELEEMREEMTSIRRLLEHQVSGLMWQEVERREPLRAMLIKRLERMGLSLDLSDQLACYIPEDTPPPKAWKALLGLVSDQIPIAKKDILKHGGVVALLGPTGVGKTTTIAKLAARAAMEYGADNVALVTTDTYRIGAHEQLSIYGRIMGCPVKVAKDSKELADVIYQLRNRRLVLVDTAGMGQRDVRLSEQLDTLMQESGEVIHSYLVLPATAQRKVLQETIEHFRRIPLSGCIMTKLDESLSLGEFLSVVVQNALPVAYIANGQRVPEDIVIAQPKYMVAKANELLEKSTENEPHYWNSEVEGF; translated from the coding sequence TTGAAAATCAAACGCTTTTTTGCCAAGGACACGCGAACAGTTCTACTCCAAGTTAAAGAGGAGTTAGGGGCTGACGCGGTGATTATGTCAAATAAAAAAGTTGCGGGTGGTGTTGAAGTCGTCGCGGCAATAGATGGTGAGCAAGTCGCTAGCAAAGCAGCAGCCTCTGGCAAAAAGCAACCATCCAATACTGCTAATCGACCCAAACAAGCGCCAGCGACTCATAGTCAATACTCAAATGCTTCTAAATCGTCAGCACGTCAGCTTGAAGGTGACCGTGTAAGCTTGCAAGGAAAGTCTAAATCTTCTCCCTCTATGACCAAGCGCTTTGCTTCCATGCTCAACCAGTACTCTCAAAATGGCCAAGCTTCGGATAATGAAAGAAGTATGGATGAGCAGGATTCGTTGTCTGCTTTAATGGAAAGGCAAGCTAATGCCAGAGCTTCTGATCCAAGTGGTATGAAGATAAATGAAGATTCCCCGCTTGCTCGACTCATTGCAGAAGACAGAAGTAGCGCTGATCGACCTTACACACCCAAGCTAGATCCAACTCGATACGATCGCTCTCAGAAACAAGAACCCGAAGTCAGCAATGATGAATTAGAAGAGATGCGTGAGGAGATGACTTCAATTCGTCGCCTACTTGAGCATCAAGTATCGGGACTAATGTGGCAAGAAGTCGAACGGCGAGAACCTCTTCGTGCTATGTTGATCAAACGTCTAGAACGGATGGGCCTATCTCTTGATTTATCCGATCAGTTGGCTTGCTATATTCCTGAAGATACACCTCCCCCTAAAGCATGGAAAGCGCTACTAGGTTTAGTCTCTGACCAAATCCCTATTGCTAAGAAAGACATCTTAAAACATGGTGGAGTTGTAGCGCTGTTAGGGCCTACAGGTGTCGGAAAAACGACTACCATTGCTAAATTAGCAGCTCGTGCAGCCATGGAGTATGGCGCAGATAATGTGGCATTGGTGACAACGGATACCTATCGTATTGGCGCTCATGAGCAGCTATCCATCTATGGCAGAATTATGGGGTGCCCTGTAAAAGTCGCTAAAGATTCCAAAGAGTTAGCCGATGTAATTTATCAGTTGCGAAATCGCCGCCTAGTTTTGGTTGATACAGCAGGGATGGGGCAAAGAGATGTGCGCTTGTCTGAGCAGCTTGATACTTTGATGCAAGAGAGCGGAGAAGTGATACATAGTTACTTAGTATTGCCAGCAACCGCACAAAGAAAAGTGCTGCAAGAAACAATCGAGCACTTTAGAAGAATTCCTTTGTCAGGGTGCATTATGACCAAGTTAGATGAATCTCTAAGCTTAGGGGAGTTTCTAAGCGTTGTAGTGCAAAATGCATTACCAGTAGCGTACATTGCGAATGGGCAACGGGTGCCTGAAGATATTGTGATTGCTCAGCCCAAATATATGGTGGCTAAAGCAAATGAATTGCTAGAAAAGTCGACAGAAAACGAACCTCATTATTGGAACAGTGAAGTGGAAGGGTTCTAA